Proteins encoded together in one Lathyrus oleraceus cultivar Zhongwan6 chromosome 5, CAAS_Psat_ZW6_1.0, whole genome shotgun sequence window:
- the LOC127081879 gene encoding uncharacterized protein LOC127081879, whose translation MEEYAYLLGIPVSDRVPFCGLEGILESQVITEAIHLKKFDVDANLTVKGGIIGLTSKFLMEKDFSFANVGSILAFETILALLIYGLVLFPDIENFVDVIAIRVFLVGNPTPCLFPIFKENKGCLRWSQRFMYLTNDNITRYSSIYDDVKIIGSCGEFTNVPLLGTQCGINYNSALARRQVGFVMRDKPNNNLLEGLFFQEGKDTQGLKTRMMHDWHNIHRKEKSEIGLKNCVALEPYTS comes from the exons atggaggagtatgcttatcttttgggTATACCAGTTTCTGATAGGGTTCCTTTTTGTGGTTTGGAAGGGATTCTGGAGTCTCAAGTTATTACTGAAGCTATTCACCTGAAGAAATTTGACGTAGATGCTAACCTCACTGTCAAAGGAGGTATTATAGGGTTGACTTCAAAGTTTCTGATGGAGAAAGATTTTTCTTTTGCTAATGTTGGTAGCATATTGGCCTTTGAAACTATTCTtgccttactcatctatggtttggtcttgtttccAGACATTGAAAATTTTGTCGATGTTATTGCTATTAGGGTCTTTTTGGTTGGGAATCCTACTCCATGCTTG TTTCCTATCTTCAAAGAAAACAAGGgttgtttaaggtggtctcaaagatTTATGTATCTCACCAATGATAACATCACTCGGTATTCTTCTATTTACGATGATGTCAAGATTATTGGTAGTTGTGGTGAGTTCactaatgtgcctcttcttggtacacaatGTGGAATCAACTACAATTCGGCTTTAGCAAGGCGTCAAGTTGGATTTGTCATGAGGGACAAACCTAATAATAATTTGTTAGAAGGCTTATTTTTCCAAGAAGGGAAAGATACTCAAGGATTAAAGACTAGGATGATGCATGATTGGCACAATATTCATAGGAAAGAAAAAAGTGAGATTGGATTGAagaattgtgtagctttggagccttacactagttAG